The following are encoded together in the Parabacteroides chongii genome:
- a CDS encoding 6-phosphogluconolactonase: MIHFKNNKLTVQVFTDRQSMGTNAASDVAQTIRELLRNKDEINMIFAAAPSQNDFLAELIADSTIEWNRINAFHMDEYIGLEPDAPQGFGNFLGEHIFRKVDFKQVYYIQMTKDHFEQECERYTRLLSERTIDIICMGIGENGHIAFNDPHVADFNDKAWMKVVDLAPQCRLQQVHDGCFPSLNEVPHQAFTLTIPVLMSATYTFCIVPATTKAQAIYNTLYAPVSEKYPSTILRNKENARLYLDMDSASLLPKKYRIINNNS, encoded by the coding sequence ATGATACACTTTAAAAACAACAAGCTTACTGTACAGGTATTCACTGACAGGCAATCTATGGGAACGAACGCTGCATCGGATGTCGCACAAACGATCCGTGAGTTATTACGAAACAAAGACGAAATCAATATGATCTTTGCAGCCGCTCCTTCCCAAAATGATTTCCTGGCAGAACTTATTGCCGACAGCACGATCGAATGGAACCGGATCAATGCCTTTCATATGGATGAATATATCGGCTTAGAGCCGGATGCCCCGCAAGGATTCGGAAATTTCCTGGGAGAACATATATTCAGAAAAGTTGACTTCAAACAGGTCTACTACATACAAATGACAAAAGACCATTTCGAACAGGAATGCGAGCGCTATACCCGGTTACTTTCCGAAAGAACAATCGATATTATCTGCATGGGAATAGGCGAGAACGGACATATCGCTTTCAACGATCCCCATGTAGCCGATTTCAACGACAAAGCCTGGATGAAAGTGGTCGACCTTGCTCCTCAATGCAGGCTACAACAAGTGCACGACGGCTGTTTTCCATCACTTAACGAAGTTCCTCATCAGGCATTCACGCTCACCATCCCTGTCCTGATGTCGGCTACATATACTTTTTGCATAGTCCCGGCTACAACAAAGGCACAGGCTATCTACAACACACTGTACGCTCCGGTAAGTGAAAAATATCCATCTACGATTTTACGCAATAAAGAAAATGCCCGGCTATATCTGGATATGGACAGCGCATCCCTTTTACCAAAGAAATACAGGATAATAAATAATAACTCCTAA
- a CDS encoding sugar MFS transporter, translating to MSENNHTTEKQNVIIGIAIIGVVFFIIGFVSWVNSILIPYFRIACELTNYQSYFVTFAFYIAYLVMSVPVAYLLKKTGYKKGMMYGFFCLAAGALLFIPAALNRTYWIFLTGLFTMGTGLSVLQAAANPYITIIGPIETAARRISIMGVCNKFAGIVSPIIFAAVVLGKSQDILESVESGLLSGIAKEAALNELIRGVILPYSILSLLLLFIGLFIYKSKLPDINPEEENEELATANCNKTSVFQFPYLILGVLALFLHVGTQVVAIDTIISYAGSMGVGLLDAKFFPSYTLGATILGYLLGIVLIPRYISQKNALIVCTVLGLLLSFGVIFAHTNISLLGHNAGLSIWFLASLGLPNSLIYAGIWPHAIRNLGRFTKIGSSMLVMALCGNAILPLVYGKLADTTSLQTGYWVLIPCYIYLIWYAVFGYRIMNWSLKK from the coding sequence ATGTCAGAGAACAATCACACAACAGAAAAGCAAAATGTCATAATCGGAATCGCCATCATCGGTGTCGTATTCTTTATTATCGGCTTTGTATCATGGGTCAATTCTATATTGATTCCTTATTTCAGGATAGCTTGTGAATTAACGAACTACCAATCGTATTTTGTTACGTTCGCCTTCTATATAGCCTATCTGGTCATGTCGGTCCCAGTAGCCTATTTACTGAAAAAAACCGGTTATAAAAAAGGAATGATGTACGGATTCTTCTGCCTGGCAGCAGGCGCATTGCTTTTTATTCCGGCAGCATTGAACAGGACTTACTGGATTTTTCTAACCGGTCTGTTTACTATGGGAACCGGATTGTCGGTCCTTCAGGCGGCAGCCAATCCTTATATCACTATTATAGGTCCCATTGAAACAGCTGCCCGTCGTATCAGCATAATGGGGGTATGTAACAAATTCGCCGGTATAGTCTCTCCTATCATATTTGCAGCAGTCGTACTAGGCAAAAGCCAGGATATCCTGGAATCCGTAGAATCAGGACTGTTGAGCGGGATAGCCAAGGAGGCAGCCCTCAATGAACTGATACGTGGAGTCATACTTCCCTACAGCATACTCAGTCTCTTACTCCTGTTTATCGGTCTATTCATCTATAAATCGAAACTACCCGATATCAACCCGGAAGAAGAGAATGAAGAGTTGGCGACCGCCAACTGCAATAAGACCTCTGTTTTCCAGTTTCCTTATCTGATACTTGGAGTATTGGCATTATTCCTACATGTCGGAACACAAGTCGTAGCCATAGATACGATCATCAGCTATGCAGGTTCCATGGGAGTCGGCCTGCTGGATGCCAAGTTCTTCCCATCCTACACACTCGGAGCAACTATATTGGGTTACCTGTTGGGAATAGTTTTGATCCCCAGATATATTTCACAAAAAAATGCATTGATAGTCTGTACAGTATTAGGATTGCTCCTCTCTTTTGGAGTTATTTTCGCTCATACGAACATTTCCTTGTTAGGTCATAATGCTGGTTTATCCATTTGGTTCCTGGCTTCCCTGGGACTCCCCAACTCACTGATTTATGCAGGTATATGGCCTCATGCTATACGTAATCTGGGACGTTTCACCAAAATAGGTTCATCCATGTTGGTCATGGCCCTCTGCGGGAATGCGATCCTTCCGCTTGTCTATGGCAAACTGGCAGATACAACATCCCTGCAAACCGGCTACTGGGTATTAATACCTTGCTATATATATCTGATCTGGTACGCCGTCTTCGGATACCGCATTATGAACTGGTCATTAAAGAAATAA
- the nagA gene encoding N-acetylglucosamine-6-phosphate deacetylase: MNAISSSNSRKEVKTIITNGKLILSSGILDNGYIIIENGKITDIGQGQPPYNEASEVIDAKQQYVSPGFIDLHTHGAGGADFMDGTVEAYLTVANTHARYGTTALLPTTLTCPDEELFHTFEVFREARKQNKTGAKFLGLHLEGPYFSYNQRGAQDPANLKTPTPEHYTKILNATDDIVRWSIAPELDGAMELGQLLCEKQIIPSVGHTDAICEEVMEAHKSGYSLMTHLYSGMQTVTRRNTLRYAGAVEAAFLIDDMDVEIIADGIHLPKSLLQLIHKFKGTDRIALITDSMRGAGMPEGQYKLGSLKEGQTVIVEDGVAKLPDRSAFAGSVATADRLIRTMVQLAGIPLTDAVKMMTATPARILHMDDRMGSLETGKEADILLFDDQIKITRTLINGNTVYQI; this comes from the coding sequence ATGAATGCAATATCATCATCAAACAGTAGAAAAGAGGTTAAGACAATCATCACTAACGGGAAATTGATCCTTTCGAGCGGAATCCTCGATAATGGTTATATCATTATCGAAAACGGTAAAATAACCGATATAGGGCAAGGTCAACCTCCATATAACGAGGCTAGTGAAGTCATCGATGCCAAACAACAGTATGTTTCCCCCGGTTTTATCGATCTGCACACCCACGGAGCCGGAGGCGCTGACTTTATGGACGGAACAGTAGAAGCTTATCTGACTGTGGCTAACACACATGCACGTTACGGTACAACCGCTTTATTACCCACTACACTGACTTGCCCCGATGAAGAGCTTTTTCATACGTTTGAAGTCTTCCGTGAAGCACGGAAACAGAATAAAACCGGAGCAAAGTTCCTGGGTCTCCATCTGGAAGGACCTTATTTTTCTTATAACCAGCGGGGAGCACAAGATCCGGCAAACCTAAAAACTCCAACACCGGAACATTATACCAAGATATTGAATGCCACAGACGACATTGTACGCTGGAGCATAGCTCCGGAACTGGACGGTGCTATGGAATTAGGTCAATTACTCTGTGAAAAACAAATAATTCCTTCCGTCGGGCATACAGACGCAATCTGTGAGGAAGTGATGGAAGCTCATAAATCCGGGTATTCCCTGATGACCCATCTTTATTCAGGAATGCAAACCGTTACCCGTCGTAACACCCTCCGCTATGCAGGAGCCGTAGAAGCCGCATTCCTGATAGACGACATGGATGTCGAGATCATTGCAGACGGTATCCACCTTCCTAAAAGCCTGCTTCAACTCATTCACAAATTCAAAGGAACCGACAGGATCGCCCTGATAACTGATTCCATGCGCGGAGCAGGAATGCCTGAAGGTCAATACAAGCTGGGAAGCCTGAAAGAAGGACAAACCGTAATAGTAGAAGACGGCGTTGCCAAACTTCCTGACAGGAGTGCTTTCGCAGGCAGTGTAGCAACAGCCGACCGCCTTATCCGGACGATGGTGCAGCTTGCCGGAATCCCCTTAACGGATGCTGTAAAAATGATGACAGCCACGCCCGCCCGTATCCTGCATATGGATGACAGAATGGGTTCCCTTGAGACAGGAAAAGAGGCAGATATCCTGTTGTTCGACGATCAGATAAAGATAACACGCACTCTCATAAACGGAAATACAGTTTATCAAATTTGA
- a CDS encoding Gfo/Idh/MocA family protein: MTTRRNFIKRAVAGTAMLSFGGVLPKFSAKSYANIVGANDRIQIGCIGVNSRGAALARNFAKQENCIIKHICDVDSRALNKCIAEVSKISNTTPKGYKDLRLLLEKKDLDAVVIATPDHWHAPAALLAMKADKHVYLEKPCSHSPEEGEILVRAAQKYNKVVQMGNQRRSWPNVVEAINEIKAGTIGNVFFGKSWYTNNRAPIGTGKKASVPDWLDWELWQGPAPRTAYKDNVIHYNWHWFWQWGTGEALNNGTHMIDLLRWGMELDYPTNVQSTGGRYYYQDDWEAPDTQVINLDFGGKKSMIWEGHSCNSFKIEGNSVGALFYGEKANLLIGGGNHYKIMDHKNQVLREVESKIQTDPRNRMDPAQQLDAIHIQNFFNAIKKGEQLNAGIESGHISTLLVQLGNIAQRSGERLETDPENGHIKNKLIADKYWSRNYQEGWEMKL, translated from the coding sequence ATGACAACAAGACGCAATTTCATAAAAAGAGCAGTAGCCGGAACAGCTATGCTATCATTCGGTGGCGTGTTGCCGAAATTCAGTGCGAAAAGCTATGCGAACATAGTAGGAGCGAACGACCGGATTCAGATAGGATGTATAGGAGTGAATTCCCGTGGAGCCGCTTTGGCAAGGAATTTTGCAAAACAGGAGAACTGCATCATAAAACACATTTGCGATGTCGACTCCAGAGCTTTAAACAAATGTATTGCAGAAGTTTCCAAAATCAGCAATACAACTCCGAAAGGATATAAGGATTTACGTCTGTTGCTTGAAAAGAAAGATCTGGATGCAGTAGTGATAGCCACTCCCGACCACTGGCATGCTCCGGCAGCCTTACTGGCGATGAAGGCAGACAAGCACGTTTATCTTGAAAAACCATGTAGCCATTCACCGGAAGAAGGCGAAATACTGGTTCGTGCAGCACAAAAATACAATAAGGTAGTCCAAATGGGAAACCAGCGCCGTTCATGGCCTAATGTTGTGGAAGCTATCAACGAGATTAAAGCAGGAACCATAGGAAATGTCTTTTTCGGAAAATCATGGTACACGAACAACCGGGCACCCATCGGAACCGGGAAAAAAGCCTCCGTCCCTGACTGGCTTGACTGGGAGCTATGGCAAGGACCTGCTCCACGTACCGCTTACAAAGATAATGTCATCCATTATAACTGGCACTGGTTCTGGCAATGGGGTACCGGAGAAGCTCTGAATAACGGCACACACATGATCGATCTGTTACGGTGGGGCATGGAACTCGATTATCCGACTAACGTACAATCGACCGGAGGACGTTACTATTACCAGGATGACTGGGAAGCACCCGATACACAGGTTATCAACCTGGACTTTGGCGGAAAGAAATCAATGATATGGGAGGGGCATTCCTGTAATTCTTTCAAAATAGAGGGGAACTCAGTCGGTGCACTTTTCTACGGGGAAAAAGCCAATCTATTGATAGGAGGCGGAAACCATTATAAAATCATGGATCATAAAAACCAGGTTCTCCGCGAAGTAGAAAGTAAAATACAGACTGACCCACGTAACCGAATGGATCCGGCACAGCAACTGGATGCCATCCATATCCAGAACTTTTTTAATGCGATCAAAAAAGGAGAGCAACTTAATGCCGGGATAGAATCCGGACATATAAGCACGCTTCTCGTACAACTGGGAAACATCGCCCAACGTTCAGGAGAAAGACTGGAAACCGATCCTGAAAACGGGCATATCAAAAACAAGCTGATAGCAGATAAATACTGGTCGAGAAACTATCAGGAAGGCTGGGAAATGAAATTATAA
- a CDS encoding Gfo/Idh/MocA family protein → MKRNVLLLLVFQLLTAFGLQAQETIRLGIIGLDTSHSEAFIKLINGENQAPDYVGFKIVAAYPYGSQTIESSYNRIPKYTETAKSHGIQITSSIAELLKQVDCVLLETNDGTLHPEQATEVIKSGKSLFIDKPVAARLSDVLAIYKLAEEKQVPIFSSSALRFSPRNSELRNGNGPEGKVVGADCYSPCTNEPSHAGFFWYGIHGVEILYTLMGAGCQSVTCTSNEGSDVAVGVWEDGRIGTFRGLRNSSHSYGGTVICEKKVVPAGGYEGYEGLLKSILTFFRTGKAPVSPSETIEIYTFMETANESIRQGGKPVNTKDIYNKALSLVKN, encoded by the coding sequence ATGAAACGAAATGTACTATTACTACTTGTTTTCCAATTGCTCACAGCTTTCGGACTCCAGGCACAGGAGACTATCAGGCTGGGCATTATCGGGTTAGACACCTCCCACTCCGAGGCTTTTATTAAGTTGATCAACGGAGAGAACCAGGCACCCGATTACGTCGGTTTTAAGATAGTAGCCGCTTATCCCTACGGATCGCAAACGATCGAATCCAGCTACAACCGCATACCTAAATATACGGAGACAGCTAAAAGTCATGGAATACAAATAACCTCATCCATAGCAGAACTACTAAAACAGGTAGACTGTGTCTTACTGGAAACAAACGACGGGACCTTACATCCCGAACAGGCAACAGAAGTCATAAAAAGCGGTAAATCGTTGTTCATAGACAAGCCTGTAGCCGCCCGTCTTTCCGATGTTCTGGCAATCTACAAACTGGCGGAAGAAAAACAAGTGCCCATATTCTCCTCTTCGGCACTACGTTTCTCTCCACGAAATTCAGAACTGAGAAACGGAAACGGCCCGGAAGGAAAGGTTGTCGGAGCAGACTGCTATTCACCCTGTACAAACGAACCTTCACATGCGGGATTCTTTTGGTACGGGATCCATGGAGTAGAAATATTATACACCCTGATGGGAGCAGGATGCCAATCCGTCACATGTACTTCCAATGAAGGTTCCGATGTCGCTGTAGGTGTTTGGGAAGATGGTCGCATAGGGACTTTTCGAGGACTAAGGAACAGTTCTCATTCCTATGGCGGTACGGTCATTTGTGAAAAGAAAGTTGTTCCTGCCGGAGGATACGAAGGGTATGAAGGACTATTAAAATCGATCCTCACATTTTTCCGGACAGGCAAAGCCCCCGTCAGCCCGTCAGAAACGATAGAGATATACACATTCATGGAAACAGCCAATGAAAGTATACGGCAAGGCGGCAAACCGGTAAATACAAAAGATATTTATAATAAAGCATTATCCCTGGTGAAAAATTAG